A region of Lycium barbarum isolate Lr01 chromosome 1, ASM1917538v2, whole genome shotgun sequence DNA encodes the following proteins:
- the LOC132607702 gene encoding nuclear transport factor 2 isoform X1, which yields MASSYSAPIGATQVGSYFVQQYYQVLQQQPDYVHQFYTDASSIVRVDGDSNESASALVPIHTLIMSLSFSGIKVKTINSLESWNGSVLVVVSGSVKLKDSSVWRNFVQTFLLAPQEKGYFVLNDVFHFVNEEGSVLPQAPVVSQHNLDAQPTASNPLAEPPAAHDYALEAEATEYVDSVHIQGNETVEEYGYEEHDHENLSEAEAEPEHDDEAEAEADVPEETHWGEETAQVRSFEEETSFLNNVVEAMPEPEPVAEEPVGEPSKISYASILRAKGKPAPPVRVQPYYTKSAAPVSEWQPPVEQSNYMPPAAPDTSLDRADEGFSQEGESKSVYVRNLPSTVSSLDILQEFKNFGKIKQDGVFLRNRQDVGICYAFVEFEEVQGVQNAIQASPIQLAGRQVYIEERRPASSSMSRGGRSGRGRGRGGRSGGRTFGRGSNPDDRVKSNGFRGTSY from the exons ATGGCGAGCTCATACTCTGCTCCAATCGGTGCCACTCAG GTGGGTTCGTACTTTGTTCAACAATACTATCAGGTTCTTCAACAACAACCTGATTATGTTCATCAGTTTTATACTGATGCCAGCTCTATTGTTCGAGTTGATGGTGATTCCAACGAATCCGCTTCCGCCCTTGTG CCAATTCATACTCTGATTATGTCATTGAGTTTCTCTGGGATTAAGGTCAAGACGataaattctcttgaatcttGGAATGGCAGTGTTCTTGTTGTGGTATCTGGTTCTGTCAAGCTGAAGGATTCCAGTGTGTGGAGGAACTTTGTGCAAACATTTTTGCTTGCACCTCAGGAGAAGGGTTACTTTGTTCTGAATGATGTCTTTCATTTTGTTAATGAGGAGGGCAGTGTACTACCTCAAGCACCAGTAGTTTCACAACACAATCTTGATGCTCAACCAACTGCCTCTAATCCTCTTGCAGAGCCACCAG CAGCCCATGACTATGCCTTAGAGGCGGAGGCGACTGAATATGTTGATTCAGTTCATATACAAGGAAATGAGACTGTTGAAGAATATGGTTATGAAGAGCATGATCATGAGAACCTATCTGAGGCTGAAGCTGAGCCTGAGCATGATGATGAGGCAGAGGCTGAGGCTGATGTTCCAGAAGAGACTCATTGGGGGGAAGAAACTGCTCAAGTAAGGTCATTCGAGGAGGAGACTTCTTTCCTAAATAATGTGGTCGAAGCCATGCCAGAGCCTGAGCCTGTTGCAGAAGAACCTGTTGGAGAGCCTTCAAAGATTAGTTATGCCTCTATT TTAAGAGCAAAAGGAAAACCTGCACCGCCAGTTCGTGTCCAGCCATATTATACCAAGAGTGCAGCTCCCGTTTCAGAGTGGCAACCTCCTGTTGAGCAGTCAAACTATATGCCCCCAGCTGCGCCAGACACCAGCCTTGACCGGGCAGATGAAGGATTTTCTCAAGAAG GGGAATCAAAGTCTGTCTATGTGAGGAATTTACCATCTACTGTATCTTCTCTCGATATTTTGCAAGAGTTTAAGAACTTCGGGAAGATCAAGCAAGATGGAGTTTTCTTAAGAAACCGCCAG GATGTTGGCATTTGCTATGCCTTTGTTGAGTTTGAGGAAGTCCAAGGTGTCCAAAATGCAATCCAG GCATCACCAATACAGTTGGCTGGAAGGCAAGTCTACATTGAGGAGAGGAGACCAGCCAGCAGTAGCATGTCTCGTGGAGGAA GATCAGGAAGGGGAAGAGGCAGAGGAGGTCGTTCTGGTGGGCGGACTTTTGGTAGGGGAAGCAATCCTGATGATAGAGTGAAGAGCAATGGCTTCCGCGGTACATCATATTAG
- the LOC132607702 gene encoding nuclear transport factor 2 isoform X2: MASSYSAPIGATQVGSYFVQQYYQVLQQQPDYVHQFYTDASSIVRVDGDSNESASALVPIHTLIMSLSFSGIKVKTINSLESWNGSVLVVVSGSVKLKDSSVWRNFVQTFLLAPQEKGYFVLNDVFHFVNEEGSVLPQAPVVSQHNLDAQPTASNPLAEPPAHDYALEAEATEYVDSVHIQGNETVEEYGYEEHDHENLSEAEAEPEHDDEAEAEADVPEETHWGEETAQVRSFEEETSFLNNVVEAMPEPEPVAEEPVGEPSKISYASILRAKGKPAPPVRVQPYYTKSAAPVSEWQPPVEQSNYMPPAAPDTSLDRADEGFSQEGESKSVYVRNLPSTVSSLDILQEFKNFGKIKQDGVFLRNRQDVGICYAFVEFEEVQGVQNAIQASPIQLAGRQVYIEERRPASSSMSRGGRSGRGRGRGGRSGGRTFGRGSNPDDRVKSNGFRGTSY; this comes from the exons ATGGCGAGCTCATACTCTGCTCCAATCGGTGCCACTCAG GTGGGTTCGTACTTTGTTCAACAATACTATCAGGTTCTTCAACAACAACCTGATTATGTTCATCAGTTTTATACTGATGCCAGCTCTATTGTTCGAGTTGATGGTGATTCCAACGAATCCGCTTCCGCCCTTGTG CCAATTCATACTCTGATTATGTCATTGAGTTTCTCTGGGATTAAGGTCAAGACGataaattctcttgaatcttGGAATGGCAGTGTTCTTGTTGTGGTATCTGGTTCTGTCAAGCTGAAGGATTCCAGTGTGTGGAGGAACTTTGTGCAAACATTTTTGCTTGCACCTCAGGAGAAGGGTTACTTTGTTCTGAATGATGTCTTTCATTTTGTTAATGAGGAGGGCAGTGTACTACCTCAAGCACCAGTAGTTTCACAACACAATCTTGATGCTCAACCAACTGCCTCTAATCCTCTTGCAGAGCCACCAG CCCATGACTATGCCTTAGAGGCGGAGGCGACTGAATATGTTGATTCAGTTCATATACAAGGAAATGAGACTGTTGAAGAATATGGTTATGAAGAGCATGATCATGAGAACCTATCTGAGGCTGAAGCTGAGCCTGAGCATGATGATGAGGCAGAGGCTGAGGCTGATGTTCCAGAAGAGACTCATTGGGGGGAAGAAACTGCTCAAGTAAGGTCATTCGAGGAGGAGACTTCTTTCCTAAATAATGTGGTCGAAGCCATGCCAGAGCCTGAGCCTGTTGCAGAAGAACCTGTTGGAGAGCCTTCAAAGATTAGTTATGCCTCTATT TTAAGAGCAAAAGGAAAACCTGCACCGCCAGTTCGTGTCCAGCCATATTATACCAAGAGTGCAGCTCCCGTTTCAGAGTGGCAACCTCCTGTTGAGCAGTCAAACTATATGCCCCCAGCTGCGCCAGACACCAGCCTTGACCGGGCAGATGAAGGATTTTCTCAAGAAG GGGAATCAAAGTCTGTCTATGTGAGGAATTTACCATCTACTGTATCTTCTCTCGATATTTTGCAAGAGTTTAAGAACTTCGGGAAGATCAAGCAAGATGGAGTTTTCTTAAGAAACCGCCAG GATGTTGGCATTTGCTATGCCTTTGTTGAGTTTGAGGAAGTCCAAGGTGTCCAAAATGCAATCCAG GCATCACCAATACAGTTGGCTGGAAGGCAAGTCTACATTGAGGAGAGGAGACCAGCCAGCAGTAGCATGTCTCGTGGAGGAA GATCAGGAAGGGGAAGAGGCAGAGGAGGTCGTTCTGGTGGGCGGACTTTTGGTAGGGGAAGCAATCCTGATGATAGAGTGAAGAGCAATGGCTTCCGCGGTACATCATATTAG
- the LOC132607716 gene encoding plasmodesmata-located protein 2-like: protein MGPSQKIPRTFSILFFLLFLPSLFPILDSSSSNELTNLVYKGCANQNFQDPSGIYSQTLNTLFNTLISQSSTNKFYKTTTGNGNSVISGLFQCRGDLSNSNCNNCVKKIPNMSLKLCGQVIAARIQLNGCYLRYELVGFQSVGPTELLFKICGSGQVSESGFGDKLDTALGQIVKGVSSNGFYTGGYESVYVLGQCEGDLSNGECVNCVKNGVGKAKSECGNSVSAQIYLQQCYISYTYYPNGVPTKSLSPSGSGTRQSTQKLVAIILGGLVGVGLGVACLMFIRSALKKKSYSKHGG, encoded by the exons ATGGGTCCATCTCAAAAAATTCCCAGAACATTCTCCATCCTTTTTTTCCTATTatttctaccttcattattcCCCATTCTTGATTCATCATCATCCAATGAACTCACAAACCTTGTTTACAAAGGCTGTGCTAATCAAAATTTCCAAGACCCATCTGGTATTTACTCACAAACACTAAACACCCTATTTAACACCTTAATCTCTCAATCATCCACTAATAAATTCTACAAAACCACAACAGGCAATGGCAATTCAGTAATTTCAGGTCTCTTTCAATGCCGTGGTGATCTTTCTAATTCCAACTGTAACAATTGTGTTAAAAAAATACCAAACATGTCCTTAAAACTATGTGGCCAAGTTATAGCAGCTAGAATTCAACTAAATGGGTGTTATTTAAGGTATGAATTAGTTGGGTTTCAGTCAGTTGGGCCTACTGAGTTGCTTTTCAAGATTTGCGGGTCGGGTCAGGTTAGTGAGTCCGGGTTTGGTGATAAACTTGATACTGCTTTGGGTCAAATAGTTAAAGGGGTTTCAAGTAATGGGTTTTATACAGGTGGATATGAGTCAGTTTATGTGTTGGGTCAATGTGAAGGTGATTTAAGTAATGGTGAGTGTGTGAACTGTGTGAAAAATGGAGTTGGTAAAGCTAAAAGTGAATGTGGGAATTCAGTTTCTGCACAGATTTATTTGCAACAGTGTTATATTAGTTACACTTATTATCCTAATGGTGTGCCCACTAAATCACTATCTCCATCAGGATCag gaacaaGACAGAGTACTCAAAAGCTTGTGGCTATAATTTTGGGTGGACTGGTTGGTGTGGGGTTAGGAGTTGCTTGTTTGATGTTTATAAGATCAGCATTGAAGAAAAAGAGTTATTCTAAGCATGGAGGATAA